In a genomic window of Corynebacterium lizhenjunii:
- a CDS encoding ribose-phosphate diphosphokinase, with amino-acid sequence MTGKVTGSSKNMKLFSGRAHPELAEAVARELKCELVPTTARDFANGEIFIRFEESVRGADCFVMQSHTQPLNKWLMEQLIMIDALKRGSAKRITAILPFYPYARQDKKHLGREPISARLVADLLATAGADRIVSVDLHTDQIQGFFDGPVDHMHAQPILTDYIKSKYNIEDIVVVSPDAGRVKVAEKWAHDLGDAPLAFVHKTRSTEVANQTVSNRVVGEVEGKDCILLDDMIDTGGTIAGAVRVLKEAGAKKVVIACTHGVFSDPARERLSECGAEEVITTDTLPQSTEGWKNLTVLSIAPLLARTINEIFENGSVTTLFERS; translated from the coding sequence ATGACCGGCAAGGTAACTGGCAGCAGCAAGAACATGAAGCTCTTTTCCGGGCGTGCCCACCCGGAGCTGGCGGAGGCAGTAGCGCGCGAGCTCAAGTGCGAGCTGGTACCCACCACCGCCCGCGACTTCGCAAATGGGGAGATCTTCATCCGTTTTGAGGAGTCCGTGCGTGGCGCAGACTGCTTTGTCATGCAATCGCACACTCAGCCGCTGAACAAGTGGCTGATGGAGCAGCTCATCATGATTGATGCACTCAAGCGCGGCTCCGCCAAGCGCATCACGGCGATTTTGCCCTTCTACCCCTACGCCCGCCAGGACAAGAAGCACCTGGGTCGCGAGCCAATCTCCGCGCGCCTGGTCGCGGACCTGCTGGCTACCGCGGGCGCTGACCGGATCGTTTCTGTTGACCTGCACACGGACCAAATCCAGGGCTTCTTCGACGGCCCGGTGGACCACATGCACGCCCAGCCCATCCTGACGGATTACATCAAGAGCAAGTACAACATCGAAGACATCGTGGTGGTCTCCCCCGACGCTGGTCGCGTGAAGGTGGCAGAAAAGTGGGCCCACGATCTGGGGGATGCCCCGCTGGCCTTCGTACACAAAACTCGTTCTACCGAGGTAGCTAACCAGACGGTCTCCAACCGCGTGGTGGGTGAAGTCGAGGGCAAGGACTGCATCTTGCTCGATGACATGATTGACACCGGCGGCACCATCGCCGGTGCGGTCCGTGTGCTCAAGGAAGCTGGCGCAAAGAAGGTAGTTATTGCCTGTACCCACGGCGTCTTCTCCGACCCGGCCCGCGAGCGTCTGTCTGAGTGCGGCGCGGAGGAAGTCATCACCACCGACACGTTGCCGCAGTCTACTGAGGGCTGGAAGAACCTCACCGTTCTCTCCATCGCTCCGCTCCTGGCACGCACCATCAATGAAATCTTTGAGAATGGTTCTGTGACCACTCTCTTCGAGCGTTCCTAA
- the glmU gene encoding bifunctional UDP-N-acetylglucosamine diphosphorylase/glucosamine-1-phosphate N-acetyltransferase GlmU has protein sequence MASTANTCAVIVLAAGAGTRMKSAKQKTLHEIGGRTLLGHSLHAAAGLNPQHLVTVVGHQRDQVAPAVEAVATELSRPIAQAVQEEQLGTGHAVACGLEPLGDFDGTVIVTNADVPLLRTETIAALYEAHCGANNAVTVLSIELEDPTGYGRVVREGGAVTAIVEHKDATDAQREITEVNSGVFAFDAAVLRQALSQLDSNNAQGELYITDVLGIARAQGHAVGAHVAADANELAGVNDRVQLAAAGRELNRRCVEAAMRGGATIIDPESTWIGVDVRLGTDVVIHPGTQLWGTTSIADGAVVGPDTTLSDVEVGPGASVVRTHGSEARIGAGATVGPFTFIRPGTVVGEEGKLGGFVEAKNAQIGRGTKVPHLTYIGDATVGEYSNIGASSVFVNYDGVNKHHTVIGSHVRTGSDTMFIAPVTVGDGAYSGAGTVIKDDVPAGALVVSGGKQRNIEGWVLDKRPGTAAAEAAAAALAQDSADSAEA, from the coding sequence GTGGCATCTACCGCAAACACTTGTGCCGTTATTGTCCTCGCTGCTGGCGCGGGCACCCGTATGAAGTCTGCGAAGCAAAAGACGTTGCATGAGATTGGTGGGCGCACGCTGCTAGGCCATTCCCTCCACGCAGCCGCAGGGCTTAACCCGCAGCACTTGGTCACAGTGGTGGGCCACCAGCGCGATCAGGTTGCGCCCGCGGTCGAGGCCGTGGCCACGGAACTGTCCCGGCCGATTGCGCAGGCCGTGCAGGAAGAGCAGTTGGGCACGGGCCACGCTGTGGCCTGTGGGCTGGAGCCGCTGGGGGATTTTGACGGCACGGTGATTGTCACCAACGCAGATGTGCCTTTGCTGCGTACGGAAACCATCGCAGCATTGTATGAGGCCCACTGCGGGGCGAATAATGCAGTCACGGTGTTATCCATCGAGCTGGAAGACCCCACTGGTTATGGCCGGGTGGTGCGCGAAGGCGGTGCGGTGACCGCGATTGTGGAGCACAAGGACGCCACCGACGCACAGCGGGAGATTACAGAGGTCAACTCCGGAGTCTTTGCATTTGATGCTGCAGTTTTACGGCAGGCATTAAGCCAGCTGGATTCCAATAATGCTCAAGGGGAGCTCTACATCACCGACGTGCTGGGTATTGCCCGCGCCCAGGGCCACGCGGTCGGCGCCCATGTGGCGGCGGATGCAAACGAGCTGGCCGGGGTCAATGACCGGGTGCAGCTGGCTGCGGCTGGGCGTGAGCTCAACCGCCGCTGCGTGGAAGCCGCTATGCGTGGTGGGGCCACCATCATTGACCCGGAGAGCACCTGGATTGGCGTGGATGTGCGTCTTGGCACTGACGTGGTGATCCACCCGGGAACCCAGCTGTGGGGCACCACCTCCATTGCCGATGGCGCGGTGGTAGGCCCGGATACCACGTTGAGCGACGTAGAGGTGGGCCCGGGTGCCAGTGTGGTGCGCACCCACGGCTCCGAGGCCCGCATTGGGGCCGGGGCCACCGTGGGCCCGTTTACCTTCATTCGCCCCGGCACCGTGGTGGGCGAGGAAGGCAAACTGGGCGGGTTTGTAGAGGCGAAGAACGCGCAGATTGGTCGCGGCACCAAGGTCCCGCATTTGACCTACATTGGGGACGCCACGGTGGGCGAATACTCCAACATCGGGGCCTCTAGCGTCTTTGTCAATTATGACGGGGTGAACAAGCACCACACCGTTATCGGCAGCCATGTGCGCACCGGATCTGACACCATGTTTATCGCTCCGGTGACCGTGGGTGATGGGGCGTATTCGGGTGCGGGTACAGTAATTAAGGACGATGTTCCGGCGGGAGCACTCGTGGTCTCCGGCGGCAAGCAACGCAACATTGAAGGCTGGGTGTTGGACAAGCGCCCGGGCACCGCTGCGGCGGAGGCTGCGGCAGCTGCGCTGGCCCAGGACTCAGCAGACTCTGCGGAAGCCTAA
- a CDS encoding MFS transporter, whose protein sequence is MSDASHTQSHNSRRFIISNGLQSLGDQLVSAKTVLPWLFHSAGVPGFFSALLVPVREAGAMLPQAALTPWVTSHRARKGLWVAGSVGQAVAAGVIAAAALWADGVALSGIVLVALAALALCRAVCSLAGKDVQGRTIPKGSRGLITGRATQLGGAATLIAGLGLALWSDIPRWGLALLLAIGAATWLGAAVSFRGIVEPESAPESAPESADAPSASPAGTAGTASAWWVDTWSLYRKDRNFRTFVNVRSLLLVSALSSSFIVLLAREAGQDVLSGLAGFILASGLASLVGGRVTGMWSDKSSRLVMANGAAVASLVVVALVAAAHWLPGTAVAWIMPIGFFMVNLAHTAIRVARKTYVVDMAGGDKRTQYVGAANTMMGVILLIVGAISGVFALAGPSTALLFLAAIGALGAWKARSMEEVSVRD, encoded by the coding sequence ATGTCGGATGCTTCTCACACCCAATCTCACAATTCGCGCCGCTTTATCATCTCCAATGGTCTACAAAGTTTAGGGGATCAATTGGTCTCCGCGAAGACGGTGCTTCCGTGGCTGTTCCACTCCGCTGGGGTGCCGGGGTTCTTTAGTGCCCTGCTGGTTCCGGTGCGCGAGGCCGGCGCAATGCTCCCTCAGGCCGCGCTGACCCCCTGGGTCACGTCCCACCGGGCGCGCAAAGGACTGTGGGTGGCTGGGTCCGTGGGCCAGGCTGTGGCTGCTGGGGTGATTGCCGCGGCCGCACTGTGGGCGGATGGGGTGGCGCTAAGCGGTATAGTCCTGGTGGCCCTGGCCGCCCTGGCGCTATGCCGTGCGGTGTGTTCCTTGGCGGGTAAGGACGTGCAGGGGCGCACCATCCCTAAGGGCTCCCGCGGGCTGATTACCGGCCGTGCCACCCAGCTTGGCGGCGCCGCCACCCTGATTGCGGGCCTGGGCCTGGCGCTGTGGAGCGACATTCCCCGCTGGGGGCTGGCCTTGCTGCTGGCCATCGGCGCCGCCACGTGGCTAGGCGCTGCGGTGTCCTTCCGCGGCATTGTGGAGCCCGAGTCTGCCCCTGAGTCTGCCCCCGAGTCTGCCGATGCCCCCTCCGCCAGCCCTGCAGGCACTGCCGGCACTGCTTCAGCCTGGTGGGTTGATACGTGGTCGCTCTACCGCAAGGACCGCAACTTCCGTACCTTTGTCAATGTCCGCAGCTTGCTCTTGGTTTCTGCGTTGTCCTCATCGTTTATTGTGCTGTTGGCGCGAGAGGCTGGGCAAGATGTGCTCAGTGGGTTAGCGGGCTTCATCTTGGCCTCAGGTCTTGCCTCCCTGGTGGGCGGGCGAGTGACCGGCATGTGGTCTGATAAGTCCTCGCGGCTGGTCATGGCCAACGGCGCTGCGGTGGCGTCACTGGTTGTGGTGGCGCTGGTGGCAGCCGCGCACTGGCTGCCAGGGACTGCGGTGGCCTGGATCATGCCCATTGGATTCTTCATGGTCAACCTGGCGCATACCGCCATCCGGGTGGCACGCAAGACCTACGTGGTGGATATGGCCGGTGGGGACAAGCGCACCCAATATGTGGGCGCGGCAAATACCATGATGGGGGTAATCCTGCTGATTGTCGGCGCGATCTCGGGCGTTTTTGCTCTGGCCGGGCCCAGTACCGCGCTGTTGTTTTTGGCCGCCATTGGTGCCCTCGGTGCGTGGAAGGCGCGCTCGATGGAGGAGGTCTCTGTCCGCGACTAG
- a CDS encoding multicopper oxidase family protein: MTNFNRRTFFRGAVACAVAVPVLSACSTSSQQTPPEGYDGPPRPLPIPPVLEGEVDAEGVRVFKLTAQDGHSEVLPGNTSTRTWGFNGAFLGPTLRARRGERVRAEISNNLIEMTTVHWHGMKLPAFADGGPHSPIEPGKTWSPSWEIIQPAATVWYHPHPHLATATHAYRGLAGMFIIDDDVSQNLDLPHDYGVDDIPVVVMDAKFTADGQLDHGSDNTLGLLGTTPVVNGITNPQFQATTSRLRLRLLNGASMRFYTFALSNGAPLQVIATDSGLLDAPVEAEHVLVGPGERVEVLVDLEPGEDVTLRSVPRKDNFGIPQDEYSADFGFGDEFEILHLLGPESADAASASPIPGVLDPAAAKVPGTSGLVERNFVLNTFMINGEQMDMARVDQVIDRKEPEVWTVSNENADWPHNFHIHNARFRVLEYSGTDVEVPTYGWKDIVNLPPKATAKLLVEFGYFPDPTIPYMYHCHMLLHEDEGMMGQYVVVERGEKPDVRVQPAALVFAESGAHSTHTGQVVDASRSPYASATANATANATAGATSSATATK; the protein is encoded by the coding sequence GTGACGAATTTTAATCGGCGAACTTTCTTCCGGGGTGCGGTGGCGTGTGCGGTGGCCGTCCCCGTGCTCAGCGCTTGCTCTACCAGCTCCCAGCAGACCCCGCCGGAGGGCTACGACGGCCCGCCCCGACCGTTGCCTATTCCTCCCGTGCTGGAAGGGGAGGTGGACGCCGAAGGGGTGCGCGTGTTTAAACTCACCGCCCAAGACGGGCACTCGGAAGTCCTGCCCGGCAACACCTCCACGCGTACCTGGGGTTTTAATGGCGCGTTTTTGGGGCCTACGCTGCGGGCGCGCCGGGGGGAGCGGGTGCGTGCAGAGATTAGCAATAACCTCATTGAGATGACCACTGTCCACTGGCATGGGATGAAGCTGCCGGCATTTGCTGATGGCGGGCCGCATTCGCCCATTGAGCCGGGTAAGACGTGGAGTCCGAGTTGGGAGATTATCCAACCCGCCGCCACCGTGTGGTACCACCCGCATCCGCACTTGGCCACCGCCACGCACGCTTATCGGGGTCTAGCGGGGATGTTCATTATCGATGATGACGTCTCGCAGAACCTTGACCTGCCCCACGACTACGGTGTGGACGATATTCCGGTGGTGGTCATGGACGCCAAATTTACCGCGGACGGTCAGCTAGACCATGGCTCCGATAACACCTTGGGGCTGTTGGGGACGACCCCGGTGGTCAATGGCATTACTAACCCGCAGTTCCAGGCCACGACGTCCCGGCTGCGCCTGCGCCTGCTCAATGGGGCCTCCATGCGTTTTTATACTTTTGCGCTGTCCAACGGGGCGCCGCTGCAGGTCATTGCCACTGACTCCGGCTTGCTCGATGCCCCCGTGGAGGCCGAGCACGTGCTGGTGGGCCCGGGCGAGCGCGTAGAGGTCCTGGTGGATCTGGAACCGGGCGAGGATGTTACCCTGCGCTCGGTGCCGCGCAAGGACAATTTTGGCATTCCCCAAGACGAGTATTCCGCTGACTTTGGCTTTGGGGATGAGTTTGAGATTCTGCACCTGCTGGGGCCTGAGTCTGCCGATGCCGCTTCCGCCTCACCCATTCCTGGCGTTCTGGACCCTGCTGCGGCCAAGGTCCCCGGCACTAGTGGGCTGGTGGAGCGCAACTTTGTGCTCAACACCTTCATGATTAACGGCGAGCAGATGGACATGGCGCGGGTGGACCAGGTCATCGACCGTAAGGAGCCGGAAGTGTGGACAGTGAGTAATGAGAATGCTGATTGGCCCCACAACTTCCACATTCATAACGCGCGCTTCCGCGTGCTGGAGTATTCCGGAACGGACGTGGAGGTGCCCACCTATGGGTGGAAGGACATTGTCAATCTTCCTCCCAAAGCCACGGCGAAGCTGCTGGTGGAGTTCGGGTATTTCCCGGATCCCACCATCCCGTACATGTATCACTGCCACATGCTCTTGCACGAGGATGAGGGCATGATGGGCCAGTACGTGGTGGTTGAGCGCGGGGAGAAACCCGATGTGCGGGTGCAGCCTGCCGCGCTGGTCTTTGCAGAAAGTGGGGCGCACTCGACGCATACAGGCCAGGTGGTGGATGCCTCCCGTAGTCCCTATGCCAGCGCCACTGCAAACGCCACTGCTAACGCCACTGCCGGCGCGACGAGCAGCGCCACCGCCACCAAGTAG
- a CDS encoding TetR/AcrR family transcriptional regulator, giving the protein MVRQRMTGRERREQLISIGRAAFAELGFDGASVEEIAARAQVSKPVVYEHFGGKEGLYAVVIDREMLALEKLVTAALESGSWRSRIEQVTLALLTYVEQDTDGFVILVRDSKPGNQRSYSTLLNTAINQVSHILAEAFAHRGLDQDLAALYAQALVGTVSMTAQWWLDVRTPEKEVVAAHIVNLCWNGLSGMETKPKLKGQA; this is encoded by the coding sequence ATGGTTAGACAAAGGATGACCGGCCGGGAGCGCCGTGAGCAACTGATCTCTATTGGGCGCGCTGCATTTGCAGAGCTGGGGTTTGACGGTGCGAGTGTGGAAGAGATTGCCGCGCGCGCCCAAGTATCTAAACCGGTGGTCTACGAGCACTTTGGCGGCAAGGAAGGCCTGTACGCGGTGGTGATCGACCGCGAAATGCTGGCCTTGGAAAAGCTGGTCACCGCTGCCTTGGAGTCCGGCTCCTGGCGCAGCCGCATAGAGCAGGTGACCCTGGCGCTGCTGACCTATGTGGAACAAGACACCGATGGCTTTGTCATTTTGGTGCGCGACTCCAAGCCCGGCAATCAGCGTAGTTACTCCACGCTGCTTAACACGGCGATTAACCAGGTCAGCCATATCTTGGCGGAGGCCTTTGCCCACCGGGGTCTGGACCAGGACTTGGCGGCGCTCTACGCGCAGGCGCTGGTGGGTACGGTGTCTATGACCGCCCAGTGGTGGCTGGACGTGCGCACTCCGGAGAAGGAAGTGGTGGCGGCGCACATTGTGAATCTGTGCTGGAATGGTCTTTCCGGTATGGAAACGAAACCCAAACTGAAAGGACAAGCATAA
- the mfd gene encoding transcription-repair coupling factor: MATPMLAGLLKVAATDPKLKGLVARVGEPELHLTGLDQARPWSIATLAHHAPVLVVTATGREAEDLAAELGAMLGDKVAHFPSWETLPHERLSPGVDIVGKRARVLEQLPRVVVTAARGFAQPILSQVEGRAPLSLAQDQEIELEQVIAQLEFKAYRHVDMVAKRGEYANRGGIIDIFPTTLDYPVRVEFWGDEISDIRQFSVADQRTITEIELGAVDIFPARELPITPQVAARAGQLAAAHTGNAALQELLTKVSEQIPADGMEALLPVLADAPLIPLVEFMPQDTHVVLVAPEKIRTRIADLESTDAEFLAAGWEAAAMGADGPLAGQGLDTAAASYRSFESLRATCAQHGYAWWNFSPPGMALAQEDLVLPLEFEHGPTPRGDLKEIESMMAQLLAHTRDGGRAAFIAPAQGAIKRMVERFREQGIPTKVATPGWEPTPGEVTLYHAFSHAGLVFPKVRKLKDAAALPLVVITETDLTGNRVGDITGAKRRPAKRRNRVDPLALKAGDFVVHETHGIGKFLKMAERTIQAGEETSRREYIVLEYAPSKRGQPGDQLWVPMDSLDLLSKYTGGEAPRVSKMGGSDWKNTKKKARAAVREIAGELVELYAKRQSAPGHAFSPDTPWQAEMEDNFPYVETEDQMLAIDAVKEDMESSVPMDRVVVGDVGYGKTEVAVRAAFKAVQDGTQVAVLVPTTLLAQQHADTFRERMQGFPVNIQVLSRFSTAKEAKEIIAGLASGEVDVVIGTHRLLQTGVRWKNLGLVVVDEEQRFGVEHKEHIKALKASVDVLTMSATPIPRTLEMSMAGIREMSTILTPPEDRHPVLTYVGAYEDKQVAASIRRELLRDGQVFFIHNKVADIEKKARELRELVPEARIVVAHGQMHEDVLEKTVQGFWDREYDVLVCTTIVETGLDIANANTLIVENAHHMGLSQLHQLRGRVGRSRERGYAYFLYPKGATLTETSYDRLATIAQNNDLGAGMAVAMKDLEMRGAGNVLGAQQSGHIAGVGFDLYVRLVGEAVETFKAMAKGEIPKATDNSPKEIRIDLPVDAHIPEEYINAERLRLEVYRQLAASKEDADLQAIVEEMTDRYGPVSEPVERLLAVARLRHQARRAGVSDITVQGSRIKIHPVELADSKQVRLKRLYSGATYRAAAQAIQLPFPKAGRGINAPQLRDEALLQWVADFLSDMFDLDRVTVGSVEAARPRKVFSVSE, translated from the coding sequence ATGGCCACTCCAATGCTGGCGGGCTTGCTCAAGGTAGCGGCAACGGATCCCAAACTCAAGGGCTTGGTGGCACGGGTGGGGGAGCCTGAGCTCCACCTGACTGGCCTGGACCAGGCCCGCCCTTGGTCGATTGCCACCTTGGCGCATCACGCTCCGGTGCTGGTAGTCACCGCCACGGGCCGCGAGGCAGAGGACTTGGCCGCGGAGTTGGGGGCCATGCTGGGCGATAAGGTGGCTCATTTCCCGTCCTGGGAGACCTTGCCGCATGAGCGTTTGAGCCCGGGGGTGGACATTGTGGGCAAGCGTGCCCGGGTGTTGGAGCAGCTCCCGCGGGTGGTGGTCACCGCGGCTCGCGGCTTTGCCCAGCCCATTTTGTCCCAGGTGGAGGGCCGCGCGCCGCTGTCGCTGGCCCAGGACCAGGAGATTGAGCTGGAGCAGGTGATTGCCCAGCTGGAGTTTAAGGCCTACCGTCATGTGGATATGGTGGCCAAGCGTGGCGAATACGCTAATCGCGGCGGGATTATTGATATTTTTCCCACCACCTTGGACTACCCGGTGCGCGTGGAGTTTTGGGGGGATGAGATTAGTGATATTCGCCAGTTCTCGGTGGCGGACCAGCGCACTATCACCGAGATTGAGCTGGGTGCGGTGGATATTTTCCCTGCCCGGGAGTTGCCGATTACTCCGCAGGTGGCCGCTCGGGCTGGTCAGTTGGCCGCTGCACACACTGGCAATGCCGCGTTGCAGGAGCTTTTGACCAAGGTTTCCGAGCAGATTCCGGCCGATGGCATGGAGGCTCTGTTGCCCGTGCTTGCCGATGCCCCCTTAATCCCCCTGGTGGAATTTATGCCGCAGGATACCCACGTGGTGCTGGTGGCGCCAGAAAAGATTCGCACCCGTATTGCGGATTTGGAGTCTACGGATGCGGAGTTTTTGGCCGCCGGGTGGGAGGCTGCGGCGATGGGCGCTGATGGTCCGCTAGCTGGCCAGGGGCTCGATACCGCGGCTGCGAGTTATCGTTCTTTTGAGTCCCTGCGCGCTACGTGTGCTCAGCACGGCTATGCGTGGTGGAACTTTTCCCCGCCGGGGATGGCGCTGGCCCAAGAAGACCTCGTGTTGCCGCTGGAGTTTGAGCACGGGCCCACCCCACGTGGTGATCTTAAAGAGATTGAATCCATGATGGCTCAGCTGTTGGCGCACACTCGCGATGGCGGTCGCGCAGCCTTCATCGCACCCGCCCAGGGGGCGATCAAGCGGATGGTGGAGCGCTTCCGCGAGCAAGGCATTCCCACTAAAGTGGCCACTCCCGGCTGGGAGCCCACCCCGGGCGAGGTCACCCTCTACCACGCCTTTTCCCACGCGGGGTTGGTTTTCCCCAAGGTGCGTAAACTCAAAGACGCCGCCGCGCTGCCGTTGGTGGTGATAACGGAGACTGACTTAACCGGCAATCGGGTGGGCGATATTACCGGTGCTAAGCGGCGTCCGGCTAAGCGGCGCAACCGGGTGGACCCCTTGGCGCTGAAGGCTGGGGATTTTGTGGTGCATGAGACCCACGGCATCGGCAAGTTTTTGAAGATGGCCGAGCGCACCATCCAAGCAGGAGAGGAAACCTCCCGGCGCGAATACATTGTGCTGGAGTATGCGCCGTCGAAGCGAGGGCAGCCAGGCGACCAGCTGTGGGTGCCCATGGATTCTTTGGATCTGCTGTCCAAGTACACCGGTGGGGAAGCGCCCCGGGTGTCCAAGATGGGCGGCAGTGACTGGAAGAACACCAAGAAGAAGGCGCGGGCGGCGGTGCGTGAAATCGCCGGTGAACTCGTGGAACTCTACGCCAAGCGCCAGTCTGCACCCGGGCATGCATTTAGCCCGGATACCCCCTGGCAAGCGGAGATGGAAGATAACTTCCCCTATGTAGAGACCGAGGATCAGATGCTGGCCATCGACGCGGTAAAAGAGGACATGGAATCCAGCGTGCCCATGGACCGGGTGGTGGTGGGCGATGTGGGCTACGGCAAGACGGAAGTGGCCGTGCGTGCGGCTTTCAAGGCCGTGCAGGACGGCACGCAGGTGGCCGTGCTGGTGCCCACTACGCTGTTGGCACAACAACACGCGGATACCTTCCGCGAGCGTATGCAGGGCTTTCCGGTCAATATCCAGGTGCTCTCGCGCTTTAGCACGGCCAAGGAGGCCAAGGAGATTATCGCGGGCTTGGCCAGTGGGGAAGTAGATGTGGTGATCGGGACCCACCGGCTGCTGCAAACGGGCGTGCGGTGGAAGAACCTGGGCCTGGTGGTAGTCGACGAGGAACAGCGCTTTGGTGTGGAGCACAAAGAGCACATCAAGGCGCTCAAGGCCTCTGTGGATGTGCTAACCATGTCAGCGACCCCCATCCCGCGCACCCTGGAGATGTCCATGGCCGGGATCCGGGAGATGTCTACCATCCTGACCCCGCCAGAAGACCGCCACCCGGTGCTGACTTATGTTGGGGCCTATGAGGACAAGCAGGTAGCGGCATCTATTCGCCGGGAGCTGCTGCGCGATGGCCAGGTGTTCTTCATCCACAACAAGGTCGCCGATATTGAAAAGAAGGCCCGGGAGTTGCGGGAACTGGTGCCGGAGGCACGCATTGTGGTCGCACATGGGCAGATGCATGAGGACGTGCTAGAAAAGACTGTCCAGGGCTTCTGGGACCGGGAGTATGACGTGCTGGTGTGCACCACCATCGTCGAAACCGGGCTGGATATTGCTAACGCTAATACTCTGATTGTGGAGAACGCCCACCACATGGGCTTGTCGCAGTTGCATCAGCTACGCGGGCGCGTGGGGCGCTCCCGGGAGCGTGGCTATGCCTACTTCCTCTACCCTAAGGGTGCGACCTTGACGGAGACTTCTTATGACCGCTTGGCCACCATTGCCCAGAATAATGATCTGGGTGCGGGCATGGCGGTGGCTATGAAGGATTTGGAGATGCGCGGTGCGGGCAATGTGTTGGGCGCCCAGCAATCGGGCCACATCGCCGGCGTGGGCTTTGACCTTTATGTCCGCCTGGTGGGCGAAGCCGTGGAGACCTTCAAAGCCATGGCCAAGGGGGAAATCCCTAAGGCCACGGATAATTCCCCGAAGGAGATCCGCATAGACCTTCCGGTCGATGCCCACATTCCGGAGGAATACATCAACGCGGAGCGCCTGCGCCTGGAGGTCTATCGGCAGCTGGCCGCCTCCAAAGAGGACGCTGACCTGCAAGCGATCGTAGAGGAGATGACGGACCGCTATGGTCCGGTGTCAGAACCTGTCGAGCGCCTATTGGCGGTGGCTCGGTTGCGCCACCAAGCGCGGCGTGCGGGAGTCTCTGACATCACGGTGCAGGGCTCGCGGATAAAGATTCACCCCGTGGAGCTGGCAGACTCTAAGCAGGTGCGTCTCAAGCGGCTGTATTCCGGAGCCACCTACCGGGCGGCCGCGCAGGCTATCCAGCTGCCTTTCCCCAAGGCGGGGCGCGGCATTAATGCCCCGCAACTGCGTGATGAGGCTCTGCTGCAATGGGTGGCGGACTTTCTAAGCGACATGTTTGACCTGGACCGCGTGACCGTGGGCAGCGTAGAAGCTGCCCGCCCGCGGAAGGTGTTTTCTGTCAGCGAGTAG